A genomic segment from Corylus avellana chromosome ca5, CavTom2PMs-1.0 encodes:
- the LOC132180328 gene encoding UPF0481 protein At3g47200-like: protein MTMNRGCRGVTIDIEAMASSIESKMSDNYSMPSKGCIFKTPSVLSRHNKQAYIPDAFFIEPLHHGSQNLKVMDKTKTKYLQDLIDRSPIPSMKLRELITSIQAVEKEARQCYADQIAYTPYEFVEILVIDGCFIIELFNRGAYRDIRDRYKLDDPVFTMPCMLRFLQHDLILLENQVPWMVLELLFNKTNYPGQQMTLIELATSFFADMFSSNLHFPNNSVQDVKHIPDLFRKWLISTSRGDHEEGGFEWKLMPKWLVSTIVGKDDEKDRLHWKLVPSATRLLDAGIKFKRGSPDKCILDIKFDNGILEIPPLLIHQTTETAFRNLISFEQCYRCEARITSYAIFLDNLINTSDDMEKLSERKIVDNLLNPEEATKFFNKLYHDTYVVKFYYENLGLEVNRFCQRKWPRWRAVLVRNYFGTPWVVLSTLGAVIILILTFIQTYYTIE from the coding sequence ATGACTATGAACAGAGGATGTAGAGGTGTTACAATTGATATCGAAGCCATGGCGTCTTCAATAGAAAGTAAGATGTCAGACAATTACTCCATGCCCTCTAAGGGTTGCATCTTCAAAACCCCCTCAGTTCTCTCTAGGCACAATAAACAAGCGTATATCCCTGATGCATTTTTTATTGAGCCTCTCCATCATGGCAGTCAAAACTTGAAAGTAATggacaaaactaaaactaaGTATTTGCAAGACCTCATTGATCGATCACCCATTCCGTCTATGAAGTTGAGAGAGCTCATCACTTCTATCCAAGCTGTGGAGAAAGAGGCCCGGCAGTGTTATGCGGATCAAATTGCTTATACCCCATATGAATTTGTTGAGATTTTGGTAATTGATGGTTGCTTTATTATTGAGTTGTTTAATAGGGGTGCTTACCGCGATATTAGAGATAGGTATAAATTAGATGACCCTGTTTTCACCATGCCCTGCATGCTCCGATTTCTACAACATGACTTGATATTGCTTGAAAACCAGGTACCTTGGATGGTACTTGAACTTTTGTTCAACAAGACCAACTACCCTGGACAACAAATGACCCTAATTGAacttgccacatcattttttgctGACATGTTTTCGTCCAATTTGCATTTTCCAAATAACTCTGTTCAAGACGTGAAGCATATTCCAGACTTGTTCAGAAAATGGTTAATTTCAACATCAAGAGGAGATCATGAAGAAGGTGGATTTGAATGGAAACTGATGCCAAAATGGTTGGTTTCAACAATTGTCggaaaagatgatgaaaaagacAGATTACATTGGAAACTCGTGCCTTCTGCTACGAGGCTCCTAGATGCCggaatcaaattcaaaaggggTTCGCCAGATAAATGCATTTTAGATATAAAATTTGACAATGGTATCCTGGAAATCCCTCCATTACTGATTCATCAGACAACAGAAACCGCTTTTCGAAATCTCATAAGCTTTGAACAATGCTACCGCTGTGAAGCAAGGATCACTTCGTATGCCATATTCCTAGACAACCTCATTAATACTTCCGATGACATGGAGAAGCTGAGCGAGAGAAAGATCGTTGATAACTTGTTGAATCCTGAGGAAGCTACCAAGTTCTTCAACAAGCTTTACCATGATACTTACGTGGTTAAATTCTATTACGAAAATCTTGGTTTGGAAGTGAATAGATTTTGCCAACGCAAGTGGCCTAGATGGCGTGCGGTGCTTGTGCGCAATTATTTCGGCACTCCATGGGTTGTTCTTTCAACGTTGGGTGCTGTTATCATCCTCATCCTCACCTTCATACAAACCTATTACACCATTGAATAG
- the LOC132183246 gene encoding putative calcium-binding protein CML19, translated as MNNKRTQYERVFNHFDDNGDGKISPSELQQCVEAIGGEILAAEAEAVVELVDSDGDGLLGLEDFVRFLEGGEEEEKVNDLKEAFKMYEMDGCGCITPKSLKRMLSRLGESKSIDECTTMIAQFDLNGDGVLNFDEFRTMML; from the coding sequence ATGAACAACAAGCGCACACAATACGAACGTGTGTTCAATCACTTTGACGACAATGGAGATGGGAAGATATCACCCTCTGAGCTGCAGCAATGCGTTGAGGCAATAGGCGGGGAGATTTTGGCGGCGGAGGCAGAGGCGGTGGTGGAGTTGGTCGACTCGGACGGCGACGGCTTGCTGGGGTTGGAGGACTTCGTGAGGTTTTTGGAAggaggagaagaggaagagaaggtGAATGATTTGAAGGAGGCGTTTAAGATGTATGAGATGGATGGGTGTGGGTGTATAACACCCAAGAGTCTTAAGAGAATGCTTAGTAGATTGGGTGAGTCCAAGAGTATTGACGAGTGTACGACCATGATTGCTCAATTTGATCTCAATGGTGATGGGGTCCTCAACTTTGATGAGTTTCGGACCATGATGTTGTGA